The Geoalkalibacter sp. nucleotide sequence CGACCGGCGGCACTTCGGTGTTCCAGAGCTTGCGCTGGATGAGCCGCTGCAGTTCCTCGTTCAATTCCTTGGTGCCGAGCGGCCCCTTGTGGGTCGGCGTCAGCACCTGCACGTCCTTGATTATGTCGAAACCCAGGGCATCGAGCCGCTCCTGAAACAACTCCAGCAGGAACGAGCGTGCCGCCATCGGGTCGGTGAACTGATCCACCAGATACCAATCCCGGCATCCGCCCACCGACGCCTCGCTGGTCTTGCGCACCTCGCCCTTGAGAACGGCGGTGCAGTTCTCCTTGAGGACGCCAGCCTGACGCACGACCTTGTCGAGGATGACCGTGGGGATGGCGCGTGTCTGGATCAGATCGCGTAGGATGTTCCCTGGTCCCACCGGCGGAAGCTGGTTGTGGTCCCCGACCAGCAGCACCGTGGTCCGCGACAGATCGACCGCCTCGAACAGGTGCCAAGCCAACGGCACGTCCACCATCGAAAACTCGTCGACCACCAGGACATCGGCATCGATGGGATTCTCCTTGCTGCGCGAGAAACCCTTGCCGTCATAGCCGAGCAGGCGGTGGATGGTGGTGCCGCTGCGACCGCTGACTTCCTCCAGGCGTTTGGCGGCCTTGCCGGTCGGCGCGGCGAGCACGACCTCCAGATCGCTCTCCTCGCAGATGGTGTTGATGACCGAAATGGTGTAGCTCTTGCCCGAACCGGCTCCACCCGAAATCAGGCTGATGCTGTGCTGGAGGGCCGAGCGCACCGCTTCGAGCTGCTTCTCGTTCAGCGTTGATGCGCAGCGCCGAATCAGGGCATCGAGTTTCTTGACGGACTCGAAATGCGGGTTGGGTGTTTCGGCCTGGCTGAACAACGAGGCCAGCTCCCGCTCCATGCGGACGATCTCCGGCAGAGCGACCACGAAACGTCCGCCGTTGGAATCGCAGGAAAGCGCCTGTTCTTCGATGAGCGCGTCGAGGGCGCTCTCGATACGGACCCGGCTGTCCAGGGCATCCATGACCAGCAGCAGATTGGCCTGGTCCACCAGATCCTCGTATTCGATCCAGCAGTGACCATTGTCCAGGGCTTCACGGACGCAGAAATTCAACCCAGCGCGGATACGAGGGGTGTGGTCCTTGGGGGTGCCAAGCTTGCGGGCGATCTTGTCGACCTTCTTGAAGCCGAATCCCCGGATCTCCCGAATGAGGATATACGGGTCTTCCTTCAGAATATCGAGGCAGTTGCCGCCCAGTCTTTCGACCAGAGTGGTGACCTGATGATGGGTCAGTCCGAATGCCGACAACCATGCCATGACGGCGTTGACGCTGCGGTTCTTCAACCATTCGTCACGCAGCCGCCGGGCAGCATCCAAGGGCAGCCGGGCTTTGAGCACGATGCGCTCGGGGTCATTCAGAAGGGTTTCTTCAAAGGCGTCGCCGAAACTCTCGACGATCAATCTGGCCTTGGCCGGACCAATGCCCTTGATCTCCGGATGGTTGGCCAGATAGTGGATCAGCCCCTCCGGATCGAGTTCGAGGTCGTGCTCCATCCCGTCGACCTTGAACTGACGGCCGTATTTGGGATGGGTGGCCCACGACCCGAGCAGGACCACAGGCTGATTTTCCCGGGCGAACAAATTGCCCGCGAACTGGACTTCCTCACCGGTCGGGGTGAGCAGTCGGCCTGCGGAGAACTTGGGTCCGGCATAGTAAACGCGCTCTATTCTTCCCCGGAGTCGCGCCGGGTTACTCTCATTTCTTTTTGGCATCTCGCGATCCTCCGGTGAAAACGTGTCAGGTACTCCTCGACAAAACGGCAGGCGGCCTGCCGGTCCGAGCAGAAGTAGACGGGGACACCGAAGTCGACGACGATGGAGGCGACCGTTCCGATCAGCGCATGCGGGTGGGCATCGCTGCGGTAGCGGCCATCGACCAGATCGCGAAAGTTGCATTCGACAACCACGCAGGCGGACTCGTAGGCTGAGAGCTTTTCCAGCTCGCGGTGGAATCGTTTTCTCCCCCGGATGACGGTGGAGACGAAATCCGTCAGGGATTTACGCTCCACCGCCACCTGTTCCTCGAGGCCGACCAGTGAGTAATCACCGGCGGGCAGCGCCTTGCGAACCGCCGAAACCTTGTCGCTATCGAAGCTGTAGGGCTCCTGTTCGCGGGTGTCGACGACAACGGTGATCCGGTCCATCATCAGAACGGCATCATGTCGTCCATCGCCGCGCCGGGAGCCCCGGTATCGTCGGCCATGACAATGCGACGGTTGAAGTAGATGTTCTCGTTTTCACCGCGAGTGCGCTTGGTCACCTCCAGCTTGATGTTGAGAAGCTGCTCGAGGTGGCCCGGCAGGTCGGAGAGCTTCTGAAGCTGCAGCCCGCAGGTGTAGAGGTCCTGCTTGAGCCACTTGATGTTCTCGTTGCTGGCCATGACGTTGTTGCGCCAGAGCAGACGGCCCTTGTGGGTCGGCGCGAGAATGCGCAGGGTCCACTTGAGCATGGGATTGCCCGAGGTCTGGGCGCGAGTCAGTTCGACCCGGTCGACGTTGACCTGGTATTTGCCGTCGGGGACGGCCTCGAATTCACGTTCCTCGACTTCGGCGGTTTCGAAGGCGTCGTCGAACTGCGCCAGGTCGAGGTTGCTGTTGGATTGGTTTTCGTAGTGTTCCATGGTCGGATCTCCTTACTGTTGGGGTTTCGCCGCCGCACTCGCGGTCGGCTCCGGCTTCGGCCGGGCGGCACTCGCCGCAGCTCCGGCTGCCGTGTTGTTGAACGCTTTCATGAAGCTCGAAAAATCGAGGGGGATGACTTCGGGGAGTCGGCCGGTGCGGTCACCGGCGTCGTAGTTGGGACTGGGCTTGGTGCGCATCACGCGCTGCCAGACCGGCTTGCCGTCCTCGCCGGTTTTCATGTCCAGGTCGCAGAACAGAATCAGATCCACCAGACCGGTGACCAGCTTCCGCGCCTTTTCCGGCAGCGTCGGCACGATGCGGGTGTGTTTGCCGGTCCGGGTCTCGATGTCCCGCTCCTGGGAGTGGGAAATCAGGATCAGCCCGTAGGGCAGGAAGGCGAGCTTGTTGATGACGCGCTGGAACTCGTTGTTGATCAGCGCGTAGCCCTTGCCGTAGCCAAGGTCGGATTCGTGCTCGATCTTGAATTTCTTGCAGACGTAGTCCGAGCACATCTTGTAGGCGTTATCCACCGTGTCGACGACGATGGTCTTGAACTTGTGCTTGCCCTCGGCGATCTCGGCGCAGGCCTGCAGGAGGTCGTCCCAGCAGGTGATCGGGGTCTGGAACACCTCGAGGGCGTTCAGGCCCGGCTCGGTCGCCAGGAACAGTGCGTCATCGGCCTTGGAGCACCAGGTGCTCTTGCCGATCTTGCTCGGGCCGTACACCAGGGCGGTGAGATCCGAGAGCGTGTGTTTGGGTTTGCTTTTGGTCTTGGGAAGCATGGCTTCGTCTCCTTATGGTTGGGATTTCAAAACACCGGAGCGGCGTTTTCACCGGCTCCGTCCCGCAGCTCTTCGTGCGGGGCGATCCGTTGGAAATGGTTTTCGATGACGTTGGGGTTGCCGCCCGAGCGGCAGAGCTGGAAGTAAGCGCAGGGCCTTCCGTACTGGAAGCAGTAGCTGGTGTTGCGGTAGAAGGTGTCGCGCCGACGGGCGTCGAGCATGGCCTTGGAGAGTTCCCATAGCTCCGCCCGCAGTTCCTCGAACTGGTCGCGGGAGATGTAGAGCACCTCGCGATGAAACATGCCCGGCTCGAGGTACTTCTCCTGGAGCCGTTGCTGGAAGGTTTCGTCGTCCTCCGGCAGCTTGCGCTTGGCGCTGCTCTTGCCGGTTTTCGACTTGGCAATCAGCTCAGCCCGGCGGGCCTCGAATTCGGCTTCGGTCTCACCCTTGCCCTGGCGCAGCTTGGCCTTGACCAGAACGTTGTAGATGATGCCGCTGACCGTGATGCCGAGGGTCTGCTCCAGGTACCAGGCGTAGAGGATGATCTGGAAATCGGTCCACAGCCGCTCCAGGTAGCTGGCGTCGATCTGCGAGGCGGTTTTGTGTTCCAGCAGGAAGTACTGGCCATCCTGACGGACGATGCCATCCACTTTTCCGGCGAGAATGAAACTGCGCGAGGTCGCCCCGGTCGCCGGGTTGACGATGGGACCTTCGAAGGTTTTCTCGAGCGCGACGACCTCGAACTCTTCGGCCGGATAGTGTTCCGCATAGACGCTCATCATGGCCCTGGCGAGATGCCAGTCGGCCTGTTGATGATCGTCCTGCGCACGGTTCGGATAGGTCCGGTCGATGTGGTCGAGGACTTTGGCCAGATACCGCTCGCCGTGCCAGCACTCCAGGCAGTCGTGGATGACCGAGCCGAAGGCCAGATTGGGGTCGCGCTCGAGCGGCACCAGCTCGTCGATGTAGCGCCACTTGCAGGCCATGCGGCAGTTGCGGAACAGCCGCCACATGGAATAGGTGGTGGTCATCAGCTCGCTCATACCGCCACCCCCGCTTCGGCGGCGGGCGCTGCGCGATGCTTGGAGGCACAGGCGCAGCCCGACGGCTGGGTACGTTCGATCAGGACCGAGCGTTCGCCGTATTCCTTGGTGGCGAAGCCGGTGAAGATGCGGGCGAGGTCGCTGCCGACATCGGTGGATGCGTCGATCACGCAGGTGCGGCGGTCCTTGTCCAGATTGAACCGGCTCTCCATCCGCACACGGGAACGGCCATGCAGGCTTTCGACAGCCAGCATCGCCAGCATGAAAGTGTCTTCCAGTTCCTGGGCCGGGACCGACTCGTCAAAACGGTACTTGTAGGTGTCGTGAGTCATGGTTGAACTCCTCTTTTGTTCAGGTTCTGATTTCCGAGGCCCCGGATAGCCGCACCATGCGGCACGGTGCTTACTTACCGGAGCCGGAGTCGATGCGTCGGAGATCACAGGTAGTCCTCGAGTCCGGCCTCGCGGAACGCGTCCCGGAGCTTGTTCAGCCGGTCGTAGAGGGTGGTTCTGGGAATGCACATCTCCCGGGCGACTTCGGCCATGGTGCTGTCGTGCAGGCGCAAGCACAGATCCCGGAGCTCTTCCGGCAGCGAGGCGATGGCCTGGCCGAGATCCATGCGGATCTCATGGGCGAGGCGCTCTCTTGTTTCGCGTGTGCCGCCCCCAAGAGAGCCTTCGCTATCCAGGAAGTCGATCCGCTCGGTGCTGTCGCCCTCACCGTTGTCGAGGGGTTCGTTGAGTGATGTTTGGCAGAGCCGCCAGTCCCGGCATTGGGCGAACCGGGCCTCCAGAATGGTGGAGATGTGACGTTCGACGATCCGGGCCATGAAGGTGGTCTTCTTGGCCTTGGCGGGATTGAAATGCCGCATCCGCTGCAGCAGATCGATCATCAGTTCCTGTTCGAGGTCGGGTCTGTCGTCCTCGGTGAATCCGGCCTTGCCTACGAGTTGACGTGCTTTGTGCCGAATGAGGTCGGCGGCATACTTGTCGATGCCGTCGTAAGAATTCTGAGAAACCATCGGGGCCTCCTCGGAGCGAGGAGGAGGTCCGCGTGGGTGTCGGCACGGGCCAGATCACAGGACAAAGCTGTCGCGTGGGCGAAGGGGTCGCAGGTACGCCGCCAATTGCCGTATTCGGCTCGGCGACACCCACAACAGCCTCCGCCATGCGTCCAGCTTGTTGTCCAGTGTCTAAGGGTTCAGGTCGTTACGTGTTCAGGCTGCCCGTTCCTCGATGCGCATCAGGAACGGCAGACCGTGCTTGATCTCGAGCAGGCAGACTTTTCCGCTGCCCATCTGCGCGAGGTGCTCCAGCAGCGCCACGACCTCTTGCTTGAGAATGAAGTCATCCTGGTCGCGCTCGGGCCGGGGACCGCTCTGTCCAGCCAGCTTGATCTCGCGCTCGATGACCGTGTCAGGGGTGAGTTCCGGCTCGCCGTCGCGGACCGGAATGTTGGTGATGCGGCCGAAGTTGATGTCCTGCATCAACTCGATGAGTCGCCGCTTCGGTGGGGTGAGGTGTGCTTTGTTGACTTGTGCCACTGCCAGTCTCCTTGTTCGGAAGTTCTGGCACGCCCGGTGGCCAACCCTGTGCTGACCAATAAAAAACGCCGGATCGCGCCTTCATTGGGGAAGGCGCTACATCCGGCGTCGCAATGGCTACATTTGGCGTAGCGGAAATATTTTTTAGTTTTTTCTTCCTGGGTGGCCCCGGGTCACTCGTTGACTATCGGGCGGACCTCCCAAACGATCTCCTCTTCGGTCCGGTAGACCGGTTCGTTGCCGCACTTGATGGACTCCTTCAGGTGGGCGGCCAGCGGCTTGTCATACTTTTCCAGATACGTGATGGCCCGGTTCACGGCACTCCGGAAGGCGTCGCGGATGTTCTTCCGCTTGTCGTTGGATTTCCGGAGTTTGCCACCCAGACCAACCGCCTCGTTGATTGCGGCGGTGATCTGGGTCATTTCGTTCTCGAGCCGCTGGATTTCGGCATCGTTGTTTTCTGCCCGGGCTTCTTCAATTTCCCGAAGAAGCTCGTGAGCCGTCTCCCGGTATTGCTCGACGGCCTTGCGGTCGGCAACGAAGCCGGTATCACCCAACGGAACCCCCTGGGTGACCTGAAAACCTTCATCGGTCTCATTGGAGTTCAGGACCGCGTTGCAGCTATCGATGGCGAACCCGCAGACGATCTCGTAGACCGAGGTTTCCTTGTTCGGCCTTGCCAGGAGGAAATTGATGTACTCGGCCCCTTTATCAACACCCGTCACAAGCACTTCGGCGTTGCCGTTAAAGCGTGCCGCCCAGACACCCCCGCGCTTCCTGAAGTAGTTGTCCGGCTGCTTCTGCTCAACCGGAATGGCGGGGACGGAGATTACCGATCCCGATTCATAGACCGTCCTGAGTAGGCAGTCTCCCGGCAAGGTGCGTTGGCGGATGGCGGTGATGTTGCGGCCAACCATTGTGTCCATTGCATCGCAGACCTCCTTGGCGTGGCGCTTGTAAAGGTCATAGACCTTCTGGGCCACTTTTCCGGAGTTCCCATTAAGGTAGCGGAAGACCCGACTGACCTCGCTGAATCGGGCGATAAACTGGGTGATGTCGTCCTGCTCGCGTACCTGATTGGCACGCTCCAGGTACGCGGCTGTCATGATCTTGTCCTCGTCCTTGCTT carries:
- the recD2 gene encoding SF1B family DNA helicase RecD2: MPKRNESNPARLRGRIERVYYAGPKFSAGRLLTPTGEEVQFAGNLFARENQPVVLLGSWATHPKYGRQFKVDGMEHDLELDPEGLIHYLANHPEIKGIGPAKARLIVESFGDAFEETLLNDPERIVLKARLPLDAARRLRDEWLKNRSVNAVMAWLSAFGLTHHQVTTLVERLGGNCLDILKEDPYILIREIRGFGFKKVDKIARKLGTPKDHTPRIRAGLNFCVREALDNGHCWIEYEDLVDQANLLLVMDALDSRVRIESALDALIEEQALSCDSNGGRFVVALPEIVRMERELASLFSQAETPNPHFESVKKLDALIRRCASTLNEKQLEAVRSALQHSISLISGGAGSGKSYTISVINTICEESDLEVVLAAPTGKAAKRLEEVSGRSGTTIHRLLGYDGKGFSRSKENPIDADVLVVDEFSMVDVPLAWHLFEAVDLSRTTVLLVGDHNQLPPVGPGNILRDLIQTRAIPTVILDKVVRQAGVLKENCTAVLKGEVRKTSEASVGGCRDWYLVDQFTDPMAARSFLLELFQERLDALGFDIIKDVQVLTPTHKGPLGTKELNEELQRLIQRKLWNTEVPPVAMGRRAPFLKHDKVIQTRNNYDLNVMNGAIGYVVDVLANGTLVIDFDGMPVELEKGSPDLQDLQLAYALTIHKTQGSEFPCAVVVIHKAHSFMHHRNLLYTGVTRARRTAIVLGDHWGIQNCAKRCQVDDRRTFLPLFLDAAQHADADSARVAEAE
- a CDS encoding ERCC4 domain-containing protein — translated: MMDRITVVVDTREQEPYSFDSDKVSAVRKALPAGDYSLVGLEEQVAVERKSLTDFVSTVIRGRKRFHRELEKLSAYESACVVVECNFRDLVDGRYRSDAHPHALIGTVASIVVDFGVPVYFCSDRQAACRFVEEYLTRFHRRIARCQKEMRVTRRDSGEE
- a CDS encoding DUF669 domain-containing protein, which encodes MEHYENQSNSNLDLAQFDDAFETAEVEEREFEAVPDGKYQVNVDRVELTRAQTSGNPMLKWTLRILAPTHKGRLLWRNNVMASNENIKWLKQDLYTCGLQLQKLSDLPGHLEQLLNIKLEVTKRTRGENENIYFNRRIVMADDTGAPGAAMDDMMPF
- a CDS encoding ATP-binding protein codes for the protein MLPKTKSKPKHTLSDLTALVYGPSKIGKSTWCSKADDALFLATEPGLNALEVFQTPITCWDDLLQACAEIAEGKHKFKTIVVDTVDNAYKMCSDYVCKKFKIEHESDLGYGKGYALINNEFQRVINKLAFLPYGLILISHSQERDIETRTGKHTRIVPTLPEKARKLVTGLVDLILFCDLDMKTGEDGKPVWQRVMRTKPSPNYDAGDRTGRLPEVIPLDFSSFMKAFNNTAAGAAASAARPKPEPTASAAAKPQQ
- a CDS encoding PD-(D/E)XK nuclease family protein, with the protein product MSELMTTTYSMWRLFRNCRMACKWRYIDELVPLERDPNLAFGSVIHDCLECWHGERYLAKVLDHIDRTYPNRAQDDHQQADWHLARAMMSVYAEHYPAEEFEVVALEKTFEGPIVNPATGATSRSFILAGKVDGIVRQDGQYFLLEHKTASQIDASYLERLWTDFQIILYAWYLEQTLGITVSGIIYNVLVKAKLRQGKGETEAEFEARRAELIAKSKTGKSSAKRKLPEDDETFQQRLQEKYLEPGMFHREVLYISRDQFEELRAELWELSKAMLDARRRDTFYRNTSYCFQYGRPCAYFQLCRSGGNPNVIENHFQRIAPHEELRDGAGENAAPVF
- a CDS encoding sigma-70 family RNA polymerase sigma factor, whose amino-acid sequence is MVSQNSYDGIDKYAADLIRHKARQLVGKAGFTEDDRPDLEQELMIDLLQRMRHFNPAKAKKTTFMARIVERHISTILEARFAQCRDWRLCQTSLNEPLDNGEGDSTERIDFLDSEGSLGGGTRETRERLAHEIRMDLGQAIASLPEELRDLCLRLHDSTMAEVAREMCIPRTTLYDRLNKLRDAFREAGLEDYL